The genomic segment CCACGACTTCTTATTTGCGAGTTCCGCTCTCGGCCCCACCGCACAACCGGGCGATGAGGTCCGCCCATCCAGTGAGCAGCCGGGTCGCGTAGTCCGGCAGGTTGCGCGGTGCTGCTGCCAGCAAGAGCAGCTCAGGGCCTTCGAGGGCACCAACGAGCTGCACCGCCAGAATCTCCCGGTCCGCGTCGCCGAGCGGGATCTGGCGCAACAGCATGAGAATGTGCGTCTCCGACAGGAGGGCGATTTCCGAACCTGGAGAGGGAGCGCGCCCATCGAGCGAAGCCCGCGCGATCTCGAGGTTCTCCAGGAGAAACCCGATCCGGGCGTGACCGTATGCGATCAGCCGCGCAATCGGGTCCGCGCCAGGACCGAGCGGCGGTGGCCCTGACAGCATCTGCGCCTGCAACTCGCGCTCGCGCTCGTCCAGCAGTGCCAGGAAGATTCCGGCTCGGGATCCGAACCGTCGGTAGACCGTGCCCTTGCCCAGGCCGGAGCGCTGAGCCAGTGCGTCCATCGTGAGCCTGTCGATTCCGTCGCGAGCGAGGATCTCACGGGCGACGGCGAGCAAGCGCCGGCGATTCCGGGCGGCGTCGGCGCGCTCTTCCCGCCCGTCGCCCAGCCGCAATTCCATACGCCCCACCGAAGTCACCCTACCGAAGGAATAAACGGGGTAAAGTCCGGTTATTCTGTAGGACGGCCAATCACGACATCGCCCTCAGAAAGGCAGCCATCCGCCATGACCACAGACTCGAAGACCCGCTTCACACTGATCCCAGACACGGCCACGATCGATGCCACCCGCACCGCTCTCGAGAGCCGTGGATTCAGCGTCGAGGTCACCGACACCCTCGACGAGGCGCGTCATGCCGCGCTCGCCCGCATCCCGGAGGGCGCCTCAGTGATGACACACACCTCTGTCACCGTCGACCAGGCAGGCATCAGCGCCGCGATCGACGAAGGGCACTACGGGTCGGCGCGCACCGCGCTCGCAGCTCTCGACTGGGAGACCCAGAGGGACGAGCAGAAGGCAGTCGTCGCCAAAGCGCAGGTTGCGCTGGGCAGTGTCCACGCGGTCACAGAGGATGGCATTCTGATGATCGCGTCGGCCAGCGGCAGCCAGCTCGGGGCGTATTTGTACACCGCTGAGCAGGTCATCTTCGTCGTGGGCGTGCAGAAGATCGTCCCCGACCTCGCCACCGCGCACGAGCGTGTGTACCAGCACACTCTGCCGTTGGAGGACATCCGGGCGCGAGCGGCCTACGGTGTGCCGAGCTCGGTGAACAAGATCCTCGAAATCCGCCAGGAGCGGCCCGGCCGCATCCACGTCGTTCTCGTCCGCCAGAACGTCGGCTACTGACACGCGGCCGCGCGGCGGAGCCCTGCACACACGACCGCGTCGGCAGAAGAATCGCTGTCAAGGCGACGAGGAGATCGCGCCTGCGAACCCGCGCCGAACGACGTGAGGATCGCGAGCCCGATGTCGATGCTGAAGGGTTTGTGCTGATCCGACGTCGCCTGCGAAGGTGAGCGCCGCCGCCGCACCACATGGACGGCGGCGCTCATCGCGTTTCAGCGGAGTCAATAGCGGGTCGTGGTGGTCACGGCCGCCGAGACCGCGGACCCGTCCTCCTCGTGGTCTCGGAATGCCGTGACCCGGACGGAGGCCCCCGATCCAGGACGACGCTG from the Microbacterium atlanticum genome contains:
- a CDS encoding TetR/AcrR family transcriptional regulator, whose translation is MELRLGDGREERADAARNRRRLLAVAREILARDGIDRLTMDALAQRSGLGKGTVYRRFGSRAGIFLALLDERERELQAQMLSGPPPLGPGADPIARLIAYGHARIGFLLENLEIARASLDGRAPSPGSEIALLSETHILMLLRQIPLGDADREILAVQLVGALEGPELLLLAAAPRNLPDYATRLLTGWADLIARLCGGAESGTRK
- a CDS encoding LUD domain-containing protein, with the translated sequence MTTDSKTRFTLIPDTATIDATRTALESRGFSVEVTDTLDEARHAALARIPEGASVMTHTSVTVDQAGISAAIDEGHYGSARTALAALDWETQRDEQKAVVAKAQVALGSVHAVTEDGILMIASASGSQLGAYLYTAEQVIFVVGVQKIVPDLATAHERVYQHTLPLEDIRARAAYGVPSSVNKILEIRQERPGRIHVVLVRQNVGY